From a single Macrobrachium rosenbergii isolate ZJJX-2024 chromosome 9, ASM4041242v1, whole genome shotgun sequence genomic region:
- the LOC136841761 gene encoding zinc finger protein 665-like — MFLYILYYTICCFMLFKMLQGKGQTEKLPAKMKKCSICEREFILESSLKIHILKHDEVDVCECSKCGEKFSSKSLLENHMNKHASGISYECSVCGMVHKGDKDFRLHLETHVNEIGVGNAPFYYQSSKIGKHGGSRSRTGVSLIKNFKCDTCSSVFKTKASLLKHMKQHTVPRTPTRCIRCRHVFPSEELLREHVNKEFHKCEVCDISFSLCGDLKFHSKIHANPEIFECDICGKAISSKSNLVKHKMIHSDGQCCLLCSQKVKNADALKIHMRKVHSEGQQHPCTVCGKVYDKHYIKAHLQTHSKKSQTYDCHMCGMSFKHQNYLTLHMKRHTHPKQLDCDICGKEFSLRRNLLKHKNIHTGESECSYCAKRLRNKRCLKQHIREKHLHEFISNKAQCDICGNMYHKQYLKTHIDIHLGKKDYCCNNCGKTFASSLYLRQHVKTHTGEKKYKCDLCGKMLGSRGSLKFHYKIHQGEKPYKCNLCPLAFIQHFKLKEHMRVHRSDKPYSCELCGKKFAHKKNIKPHYSTHSQEELQGLEPGVLKSIAKNFECKFCGKTFYQSSLLTNHMRLHTGEKPFVCSLCGKSFHRVALLNIHLKIHNENKKPYQCDTCNKRFRLRKTVNTHMIMHNEEMAHLCSVCGMFFGAKNKLEEHLKSHSQSLQPGQSPENFVCEVCGQIFTHKNDYELHYKSCSHQVIVCSQTDIGEIYDSSHFGGSVPDINYVTQEVSELNKNKDLVCNGPSIECSNSTSLEIDVQPARAQVIFRLQEDSESVTDGILVNKMDHSY; from the coding sequence atgttcttgtacattttatattataccaTTTGTTGTTTTATGCTATTTAAAATGTTACAAGGGAAGGGTCAAACTGAAAAATTGCctgcaaaaatgaagaaatgttcCATTTGTGAAAGGGAGTTCATTCTGGAAAGTAgcctgaaaatacatattttgaagCATGATGAAGTGGATGTTTGTGAATGTTCAAAGTGTGGTGAAAAGTTTTCAAGTAAATCACTGTTGGAAAATCACATGAACAAACATGCCTCAGGCATTTCATATGAATGCTCAGTATGTGGAATGGTACACAAGGGAGATAAAGATTTCAGACTACATTTGGAGACACATGTTAATGAAATTGGTGTAGGAAATGCTCCTTTTTAttatcagtcatcaaaaataggAAAGCATGGAGGTTCCAGAAGTCGTACTGGTGTTTCATTAATCAAGAATTTTAAATGTGATACCTGCTCATCAGTATTCAAGACAAAGGCAAGTTTACTGAAACACATGAAACAGCACACTGTCCCGAGGACACCAACAAGGTGTATTCGATGTCGGCATGTCTTTCCATCTGAGGAGCTGCTCAGGGAGCATGTGAACAAGGAGTTCCATAAATGTGAAGTATGTGATATATCCTTTTCCTTATGTGGCGATTTGAAATTCCACTCAAAAATCCATGCAAATCCAGAAATATTTGAATGTGATATTTGTGGGAAAGCAATCTCTAGCAAGAGCAATTtagtaaaacataaaatgataCATTCTGATGGGCAGTGTTGCCTTTTGTGCAGCCAGAAAGTTAAGAATGCTGATGCCTTAAAAATTCACATGCGCAAAGTCCATTCAGAGGGGCAACAACATCCATGCACTGTTTGTGGTAAGGTATATGACAAGCATTACATCAAGGCCCATCTGCAAACTCATTCCAAGAAAAGTCAGACTTATGACTGTCATATGTGTGGAATGAGCTTCAAACATCAGAATTATTTAACACTCCATATGAAGCGACACACTCACCCAAAGCAGTTGGACTGTGATATCTGTGGAAAAGAATTTTCCCTGAGAAGAAATCTactcaaacataaaaatattcacactGGTGAAAGTGAATGTTCCTATTGTGCAAAGAGGCTACGGAATAAGCGCTGCTTGAAACAACACATTCGAGAAAAGCATCTGCATGAGTTTATTAGCAATAAAGCCCAGTGTGATATCTGTGGCAATATGTATCATAAACAGTATCTTAAAACTCACATTGATATTCATTTGGGAAAGAAAGATTATTGTTGCAATAACTGTGGAAAAACTTTTGCTTCGTCATTATACCTTAGACAGCATGTGAAAACTCATACTGGTGAGAAAAAGTACAAATGTGACCTGTGTGGTAAAATGTTAGGTTCGAGGGGAAGCCTGAAATTCCATTACAAAATTCACCAAGGAGAAAAACCTTACAAATGCAATTTGTGTCCACTTGCATTCATCCAACATTTTAAGTTGAAGGAACACATGCGAGTTCATCGCTCAGATAAACCTTACTCCTGTGAGCTATGTGGAAAGAAATTTGctcacaagaaaaatattaaacccCACTACAGTACTCATTCACAAGAGGAACTGCAGGGCTTGGAACCAGGTGTACTGAAGTCTATTGCAAAAAATTTTGAGTGTAAATTCTGTGGAAAAACTTTTTATCAGAGTTCATTGTTAACCAACCACATGAGACTCCATACAGGTGAAAAGCCATTTGTTTGCTCTCTTTGTGGGAAATCATTTCACAGGGTTGCATTACtcaatattcatttgaaaatccataatgaaaataagaaacctTACCAGTGTGACACATGTAACAAACGCTTCCGGCTACGGAAAACAGTTAACACACACATGATTATGCATAATGAGGAAATGGCACACCTGTGTTCTGTTTGTGGAATGTTTTTTGGTGCAAAGAACAAACTAGAAGAACACCTGAAATCACATTCTCAGAGTTTGCAGCCTGGACAGTCTCCAGAAAACTTTGTTTGTGAAGTATGTGGACAAATATTCACTCACAAAAATGACTATGAGTTGCATTACAAGTCCTGTTCACATCAGGTTATAGTGTGTTCCCAGACTGATATTGGGGAAATTTATGACTCAAGTCATTTTGGGGGTtctgtcccagatataaattatGTAACACAAGAAGTTTCAGAGCTTAATAAGAATAAAGACTTGGTGTGTAATGGGCCATCAATTGAATGTTCAAACAGTACATCTTTAGAAATAGATGTTCAACCAGCTAGAGCTCAGGTTATTTTTAGGTTACAGGAAGATTCGGAGAGTGTAACAGATGGTATTTTAGTCAATAAAATGGATCATTCATACTAA